From Streptomyces cyaneogriseus subsp. noncyanogenus, the proteins below share one genomic window:
- a CDS encoding LacI family DNA-binding transcriptional regulator has product MTSPQPAETRTQGRSTQSATLAEIARAAGVSAPTVSKVLNGRADVAPATRSRVEELLRAHGYRRRRAEATRSPLIDLVFHELESAWAMEVIRGVENVARDAGLSVVLSESAGRLTPGRSWADQVAARRPHGVVLVLSGLDESQRALLTSRSIPFVVMDPAGDPGTDVPSIGATNWQGGLAATRHLVELGHRRIGAISGPSRMMCSRARVDGYRAALETAGLPVDPELITAGDFHHEAGYRQGLALLRRPDRPTAVFAGNDLQALGLYEAARELGLRIPEDLSVVGFDDLPVARWVGPPLTTVRQPLTEMAEAAARLVLDLGRADGSAAATRVELATSLVVRSSTAPPASARAETSGEG; this is encoded by the coding sequence ATGACATCCCCGCAGCCCGCTGAAACCCGGACGCAAGGGCGATCCACGCAGTCCGCGACACTCGCCGAGATCGCCCGGGCGGCCGGTGTGTCGGCACCGACTGTTTCGAAGGTCCTCAATGGACGCGCCGACGTCGCCCCGGCCACCCGGAGCCGGGTGGAGGAGCTGCTGCGCGCCCACGGCTACCGCCGCCGACGGGCCGAGGCGACCCGCTCGCCCCTCATCGACCTGGTCTTCCACGAACTGGAGAGCGCCTGGGCGATGGAGGTCATCCGGGGCGTGGAGAACGTGGCACGGGACGCGGGTCTGAGCGTCGTCCTCTCCGAGAGCGCCGGACGGCTGACCCCCGGGCGGAGCTGGGCCGATCAGGTCGCCGCCCGCCGCCCGCACGGCGTGGTGCTGGTGCTGTCCGGCCTCGACGAGTCCCAGCGCGCCCTGCTGACCAGCCGTTCCATCCCGTTCGTGGTGATGGACCCGGCCGGTGACCCGGGCACCGACGTGCCGTCCATCGGCGCCACCAACTGGCAGGGCGGGCTGGCGGCCACCCGCCATCTGGTCGAACTCGGGCACCGCAGGATCGGCGCGATCAGCGGCCCGTCGCGGATGATGTGCAGCCGCGCCCGCGTCGACGGCTACCGGGCCGCCCTGGAGACGGCCGGGCTGCCGGTGGACCCCGAGCTGATCACCGCCGGCGACTTCCACCACGAGGCCGGCTACCGCCAGGGCCTCGCCCTGCTGCGCCGCCCCGACCGCCCCACCGCCGTCTTCGCCGGCAACGACCTCCAGGCGCTCGGGCTGTACGAGGCCGCGCGCGAGCTGGGACTGCGCATCCCGGAGGACCTCAGCGTGGTCGGTTTCGACGACCTGCCGGTGGCGCGCTGGGTGGGGCCGCCGCTGACGACCGTACGGCAGCCGCTGACCGAGATGGCCGAGGCCGCCGCCCGCCTGGTCCTCGACCTCGGCCGCGCCGACGGCTCCGCGGCGGCGACCCGGGTGGAGCTGGCGACCAGCCTCGTGGTGCGCAGCAGCACGGCGCCCCCCGCGTCGGCCCGGGCGGAGACCTCGGGGGAGGGCTGA
- a CDS encoding LCP family protein: protein MGGRSRVVRIAGLALAGALLLGAAAAGWAYRHLSGNITSVDIDHALGDDRPARPGAAPSAAAPLPSGPLNILVLGSDSRGGAENQELGGGDSEGARSDTAMIVHLDAGRTGATVVSIPRDTLVTRPSCPLPTGGATREARNAMFNSAYAVGGPVCAVKTAEALTNVRMDHYLEIDFSGFARLVDALGGVTVTTDEDIDDDKSRLRLPAGTHHLNGTQALGLARTRYGLAQGSDLARIELQHKLVRALLERISSAGLLTDPARLYRIADAVTGSITTDTGLDSLGELVGLGQSLRGLSPSGVRTVTMPVAPAPWDANRVVARQPEAERLWAALR, encoded by the coding sequence ATGGGCGGGCGGTCGAGGGTCGTGCGGATCGCCGGTCTCGCCCTGGCGGGCGCGCTGCTGCTGGGCGCCGCCGCGGCGGGGTGGGCGTACCGGCACCTGAGCGGCAACATCACCAGCGTCGACATCGACCACGCCCTCGGCGACGACCGCCCGGCCCGGCCCGGGGCGGCGCCGTCCGCCGCGGCCCCGCTGCCCAGCGGGCCGTTGAACATCCTCGTCCTCGGCTCGGACTCGCGCGGCGGCGCCGAGAACCAGGAGCTGGGCGGCGGCGACAGCGAGGGCGCACGCTCGGACACCGCCATGATCGTCCATCTCGACGCGGGCCGTACCGGCGCGACCGTCGTGAGCATCCCGCGCGACACGCTCGTCACGCGCCCCTCGTGCCCGCTGCCGACGGGCGGTGCGACGCGCGAGGCGCGGAACGCGATGTTCAACAGCGCGTACGCCGTGGGCGGTCCGGTCTGCGCGGTCAAGACGGCCGAGGCGCTCACGAACGTCCGCATGGACCACTACCTGGAGATCGACTTCTCGGGCTTCGCCCGGCTGGTGGACGCGCTCGGCGGGGTCACCGTCACGACCGACGAGGACATCGACGACGACAAGAGCCGTCTGCGCCTTCCGGCGGGCACCCACCACCTCAACGGCACCCAGGCGCTGGGCCTGGCCCGCACCCGGTACGGCCTGGCCCAGGGCAGCGACCTGGCCCGCATAGAGCTCCAGCACAAGCTGGTCAGGGCGCTGCTGGAGCGGATCTCCTCGGCCGGTCTGCTCACCGACCCGGCAAGGCTCTACCGGATCGCCGACGCGGTCACCGGCAGCATCACCACCGACACCGGCCTGGACTCCCTCGGCGAACTGGTCGGCCTCGGCCAGAGCCTGCGGGGCCTGTCCCCGTCCGGCGTGCGGACGGTGACGATGCCGGTGGCGCCGGCGCCCTGGGACGCCAACCGGGTGGTGGCGAGGCAACCGGAGGCCGAGCGGCTCTGGGCCGCGCTGCGCTGA
- a CDS encoding THUMP-like domain-containing protein, giving the protein MNDLDALLSLLTPEGRALLDEVRGTDPAHELAVATRLRRDHPAALVSAALGQARLRQRAVAKFGAQDAGRMFFTPNGVEQSTRTTVAAYRAERMKALGVTSVADLCCGIGGDAIALARAGIRVLAVDRDPLTAAVARANADALGLAGLVEVREADVTEVDTAGYDAVFVDPARRGGRGRIFDPEAYSPPLSWAVEAARRAPLAAALKVAPGIPHEAVPAGAEAEWISDGGDVKEAVLWFGTEPAAVRATLLPGPRTLLSRRLPDPAVRPVGRYLYEPDGAVVRAHLVAEVADQVGGGLLDATIAYVTADGLLPTPYAAAYEITDHLPFNVKKLKALLRERGVGTLTVKKRGSAVEPEELRRKVKPQGPNAATVFLTRVAGAPAMLIGHPVRPGLSGTS; this is encoded by the coding sequence GTGAACGACCTCGACGCCCTCCTGTCCCTGCTCACCCCCGAGGGCCGCGCCCTCCTCGACGAGGTGCGCGGCACCGACCCCGCCCACGAGCTGGCGGTCGCCACCCGGTTGCGGCGCGACCACCCCGCCGCGCTGGTGTCGGCGGCGCTCGGACAGGCGCGGCTGCGCCAGCGGGCGGTGGCGAAGTTCGGGGCCCAGGACGCCGGGCGGATGTTCTTCACGCCCAACGGGGTCGAGCAGTCGACGCGGACGACGGTGGCGGCGTACCGGGCGGAGCGGATGAAGGCGCTGGGGGTGACCTCGGTGGCCGACCTGTGCTGCGGGATCGGCGGTGACGCGATCGCGCTGGCCCGGGCCGGGATCCGGGTGCTGGCCGTGGACCGGGACCCGCTGACGGCGGCGGTGGCGCGCGCCAACGCCGACGCGCTCGGCCTCGCCGGGCTCGTCGAGGTCCGCGAGGCGGACGTCACGGAGGTGGACACGGCCGGGTACGACGCCGTCTTCGTCGATCCGGCGCGACGCGGGGGACGGGGCCGCATCTTCGATCCGGAGGCGTACTCGCCGCCCCTGTCCTGGGCCGTGGAGGCGGCCCGCAGGGCGCCGCTGGCCGCCGCGCTGAAGGTCGCGCCCGGCATCCCCCACGAGGCCGTGCCCGCCGGCGCGGAGGCCGAGTGGATCTCCGACGGCGGGGACGTGAAGGAGGCGGTGCTCTGGTTCGGCACCGAGCCCGCGGCCGTGCGGGCCACCCTGCTGCCGGGGCCGCGCACGCTGCTCTCCCGGCGCCTGCCCGACCCGGCGGTGCGGCCCGTCGGGCGGTACCTGTACGAGCCCGACGGGGCGGTCGTCCGCGCCCATCTGGTCGCCGAGGTCGCCGATCAGGTCGGCGGCGGGCTGCTCGACGCGACCATCGCCTATGTCACGGCCGACGGCCTGCTGCCCACGCCGTACGCCGCCGCGTACGAGATCACCGACCACCTCCCCTTCAACGTCAAGAAGCTGAAGGCGCTGCTGCGGGAGCGGGGGGTCGGGACACTGACCGTGAAGAAGCGGGGATCCGCGGTCGAGCCGGAGGAGCTGCGGCGCAAGGTCAAGCCGCAGGGGCCGAACGCGGCGACGGTGTTCCTGACCCGGGTGGCGGGGGCCCCGGCGATGCTCATCGGGCATCCGGTGCGCCCGGGCCTGTCCGGTACCTCCTGA
- a CDS encoding polysaccharide deacetylase family protein, whose translation MRAVVQNDKAGVLSKVSPGTRIRGGLAVLAVASLAAGCAHDASEVGPAAGQPLQAPPARALDSYASKLSAAHAARAAAARRWGLKRVPLTAPPPPARKPVITTRPGFEVDDHEEQGLPPVFTTVPTEEKIVFLTIDDGAEKDPAFLRMMSELQVPYTAFLSDYLVKEDYGYFKKMQDRGVTLNNHTLHHPYLPALSYSSQEREICGMQRVIQERYGERPTVFRPPYGNYDANTLRAARNCGIDHVPLWSEEVFVDHWEYREWDRSLHPGDIVLSHFRGRADWGGTMRDMARRFLDKVTAEGYAVARLEDYL comes from the coding sequence ATGCGAGCAGTCGTACAAAATGACAAAGCCGGGGTGCTGTCGAAGGTGTCGCCGGGGACGCGGATCCGCGGCGGCCTCGCCGTGCTCGCCGTCGCCTCCCTGGCCGCGGGCTGTGCGCACGACGCCTCCGAGGTGGGGCCCGCCGCCGGCCAGCCGCTCCAGGCGCCCCCGGCCCGCGCGCTCGACTCCTACGCCTCCAAGCTGAGCGCGGCGCACGCCGCCCGGGCCGCCGCCGCCCGGCGCTGGGGCCTGAAGCGGGTGCCCCTGACGGCCCCGCCGCCGCCCGCGCGCAAGCCGGTGATCACCACCCGCCCCGGCTTCGAGGTCGACGACCACGAGGAGCAGGGGCTGCCGCCGGTCTTCACCACCGTCCCCACCGAGGAGAAGATCGTCTTCCTCACCATCGACGACGGCGCCGAGAAGGACCCGGCGTTCCTGCGGATGATGAGCGAGTTGCAGGTGCCGTACACCGCCTTCCTCAGCGACTACCTGGTCAAGGAGGACTACGGCTACTTCAAGAAGATGCAGGACCGGGGCGTCACCCTCAACAACCACACCCTGCACCACCCGTACCTGCCCGCCCTGTCCTACAGCAGCCAGGAGCGCGAGATCTGCGGCATGCAGCGGGTGATCCAGGAGCGGTACGGCGAGCGCCCCACCGTCTTCCGCCCGCCGTACGGCAACTACGACGCAAACACCCTGCGCGCCGCCCGGAACTGCGGCATCGACCACGTGCCCCTGTGGAGCGAGGAGGTCTTCGTCGACCACTGGGAGTACCGCGAGTGGGACCGCTCGCTGCACCCCGGCGACATCGTCCTCAGCCACTTCCGCGGCCGGGCCGACTGGGGCGGCACGATGCGCGACATGGCGCGCCGGTTCCTGGACAAGGTCACCGCCGAGGGATACGCGGTGGCCCGGCTGGAGGACTACCTGTGA
- a CDS encoding polysaccharide deacetylase family protein, giving the protein MRRRRARLAGAALTAVLLTGCAHVTEPHPLAQRPGGKGTRETGRGRPLPAVVDHVRTRDPVVFLTYDDGAERDRRFLELVRARRLPVTMFLTDSVAGPGYGHFARLRAVGASLQNHTLDHPSLRGLPYAGQRAEICGQQHKLKARFGVRPRLFRPPYGTYDTTTLRAAADCGLAAVVLWRAAVDDDGGLTYTRGARRLHPGDIVAVDPDRPTGRPLSERTERVLREIERRGLRVGRLEDYL; this is encoded by the coding sequence GTGAGGCGGCGGCGGGCCCGGCTGGCCGGGGCCGCCCTGACGGCCGTCCTGCTCACCGGCTGCGCGCACGTCACCGAACCCCACCCGCTCGCCCAGCGGCCCGGCGGCAAGGGGACGCGCGAGACCGGACGGGGCCGGCCGCTGCCGGCCGTCGTCGACCACGTCCGCACCCGGGACCCGGTCGTCTTCCTCACCTACGACGACGGCGCCGAACGCGACCGGCGGTTCCTGGAGCTGGTCCGCGCCCGGCGGCTGCCGGTCACCATGTTCCTCACCGACAGCGTCGCCGGTCCGGGCTACGGCCACTTCGCGCGGCTGCGCGCGGTCGGCGCGAGCCTGCAGAACCACACCCTGGACCATCCGTCCCTGCGCGGCCTGCCCTACGCCGGGCAGCGCGCCGAGATCTGCGGCCAGCAGCACAAGCTGAAGGCCCGGTTCGGCGTCCGCCCGCGCCTGTTCCGGCCGCCCTACGGCACGTACGACACCACGACCCTGCGCGCCGCCGCCGACTGCGGCCTCGCGGCGGTCGTCCTGTGGCGGGCGGCGGTCGACGACGACGGCGGCCTGACGTACACCCGCGGCGCCCGCCGGCTCCACCCCGGGGACATCGTCGCCGTGGACCCGGACCGCCCGACGGGCCGCCCGCTGAGCGAGCGCACCGAGCGGGTGCTGCGGGAGATCGAGCGGCGGGGGCTGCGGGTGGGGCGGCTGGAGGACTACCTCTGA